One Natrinema longum genomic window carries:
- a CDS encoding AAA family ATPase, translating to MHVIGTVGLPGSGKGEAATVAREDGIPVVTMGDVVRQETADRGLDPATDHGTVAQALREENGPTAIAERSLPMIEDRLEQHDTVLVDGIRSGTEVDVFEAAFDDAFTLVSIEAPFEVRAERIDERGRDASEAEGGEGLKERDERERGFGMDDAMARSDVVVENTDSLEAFHERIRSIIGETDDVNRAQAESKS from the coding sequence ATGCACGTCATCGGAACGGTTGGGCTCCCCGGAAGCGGCAAGGGCGAGGCCGCGACCGTCGCACGCGAGGACGGGATCCCGGTGGTGACGATGGGCGACGTCGTCCGCCAGGAGACGGCCGACCGCGGGCTCGACCCCGCGACGGATCACGGCACGGTCGCGCAGGCGCTACGCGAGGAGAACGGTCCGACGGCGATCGCCGAACGATCGTTGCCGATGATCGAGGACCGCCTCGAGCAACACGACACGGTGCTGGTCGACGGCATCCGGTCGGGAACCGAGGTCGACGTCTTCGAGGCGGCGTTCGACGACGCGTTCACGCTCGTCAGTATCGAGGCTCCCTTCGAGGTCCGTGCCGAGCGGATCGACGAGCGCGGCCGGGACGCGAGCGAGGCCGAGGGCGGCGAAGGGCTCAAAGAGCGCGACGAGCGCGAACGCGGGTTCGGAATGGACGACGCCATGGCGCGATCGGACGTCGTCGTCGAGAACACGGACTCGCTCGAGGCGTTTCACGAACGGATCCGATCGATCATCGGGGAAACCGACGACGTGAACCGTGCCCAGGCGGAATCGAAATCATGA
- a CDS encoding RNA-binding domain-containing protein: MSEIYRVDVEITAPVYDTEVTDRVIDAVANVFPTADLEESFGEVRGEAHALDHFSELLHRQEILDTARGEFFANREGDIFTFALKKQAAFEDYVNFSVGKPDELGEIAVRVRVEEPSLEEYIDHIAPPTEDGRPVDA, encoded by the coding sequence ATGAGCGAGATCTACCGCGTCGACGTCGAAATCACGGCACCGGTCTACGACACTGAGGTCACGGATCGCGTGATCGACGCCGTGGCCAACGTCTTTCCGACCGCCGACCTCGAGGAATCGTTCGGCGAAGTCAGGGGCGAGGCCCACGCGCTCGATCACTTCTCGGAGCTGTTGCACCGACAGGAGATCCTCGATACCGCCCGCGGCGAGTTCTTCGCCAACCGCGAGGGCGACATCTTCACCTTCGCGCTGAAGAAGCAGGCGGCCTTCGAGGACTACGTGAATTTCTCGGTCGGCAAGCCGGACGAACTCGGCGAGATCGCCGTTCGGGTCCGCGTCGAAGAGCCCAGCCTCGAGGAGTATATCGATCACATCGCACCGCCGACGGAGGACGGGCGACCGGTCGACGCCTGA
- a CDS encoding CBS domain-containing protein, translated as MHDTIPVTEIMIEDVVTASPDTTVTEAATVLRDESVSSVLVVRDGDPVGIVTEGDFATHLCDRRDLGHHELSAVMSTPLTTIEPTASIVDAVELCRSADIEHLPVVSSDDRTTEADESATTSDQREGATDLLGIVTTIELSYYVPQLVHRPTEPREQPPRRQVRSDTLYERDDWEFEYRGEDESTVSVGDSARFSKLVSEDDVEAFAAATGDTNRVHLDGAYAAETRFGERIVHGVLANGLISAALARLPGLTIYLSQESSFRAPLAIGEQVTAVCEVVEALGGEKYRIETTVSDGDGTVVLEGDAVVLVDPLPPMVAREEVTTTP; from the coding sequence ATGCACGACACGATACCCGTCACCGAAATCATGATCGAAGACGTCGTCACCGCTTCGCCGGACACGACCGTGACCGAGGCGGCGACGGTGCTCCGCGACGAGAGCGTCAGTTCCGTCCTCGTCGTTCGAGACGGCGACCCGGTCGGCATCGTCACTGAAGGCGACTTCGCGACACACCTCTGTGACCGACGGGACCTCGGCCACCACGAGCTGTCGGCGGTCATGTCGACGCCCCTGACGACGATCGAACCGACGGCGTCGATCGTCGACGCCGTGGAGCTGTGCCGGTCGGCGGACATCGAACACCTGCCGGTCGTCTCGAGTGACGACCGGACGACTGAGGCCGACGAGAGCGCGACTACGTCGGACCAGCGCGAGGGTGCGACGGATCTGCTTGGCATCGTCACGACGATCGAACTTTCCTACTACGTTCCACAACTCGTCCACCGTCCCACGGAGCCGCGCGAGCAACCACCCCGGAGGCAGGTACGGTCCGATACCCTCTACGAGCGCGACGACTGGGAGTTCGAGTACCGTGGCGAGGACGAGTCGACCGTCTCGGTCGGCGATAGCGCTCGGTTCTCGAAACTCGTCTCCGAAGACGACGTCGAGGCCTTCGCGGCGGCGACCGGCGACACCAACCGGGTCCACCTCGATGGGGCCTACGCCGCCGAAACCCGCTTTGGCGAACGAATCGTCCACGGCGTCCTCGCGAACGGGTTGATCAGCGCGGCGCTCGCGCGACTCCCGGGACTGACGATCTACCTCTCACAGGAGAGTAGCTTCCGTGCACCGCTCGCGATCGGCGAGCAGGTTACCGCCGTCTGTGAGGTTGTCGAGGCTCTCGGCGGGGAGAAATATCGAATCGAGACGACCGTGTCGGACGGCGACGGCACCGTGGTCCTCGAGGGGGATGCGGTCGTCCTCGTCGACCCCCTGCCGCCGATGGTCGCCCGGGAGGAAGTGACGACGACCCCGTAG
- a CDS encoding signal recognition particle protein Srp54, which yields MVLDDLGSSLRGTLDKLRGKSRLSEEDIEEIVKEIQRSLLSADVDVSLVMELSDSIKERALEEEPPAGTPARDFVLRIVYEELVDLIGDSTELPLEEQTILLAGLQGSGKTTSAAKMAWWFSTKGLRPAVVQTDTFRPGAYDQAKEMAERAEVDFYGNPDSEDPVEIARKGLEETSEADVHIVDTAGRHALEDDLIDEIEQIEGVVDPDTSLLVLDAAIGQGAKDQAQQFDESIGIDGVVITKLDGTAKGGGALTAVDQTDSSIAFLGTGEEVQDVERFEPDGFISRLLGMGDLSQLAERVERAMEQTEIEEDDWDPEDMLQGQFTLNDMQKQMEAMNNMGPLDQVMDMIPGLGGGIKDQLPDDAMDVTQERMRTFSVIMDSMTEAEKEYPKAIGASQIERIARGSGTEEEQVRQLLQQYKMMERTIKQFQGMGSEQEMQRMMQQMQQGGGGGGGGMGGMGPFG from the coding sequence ATGGTACTCGACGATCTCGGGAGTTCTCTGCGGGGCACCCTCGACAAGCTCCGCGGGAAGTCGCGACTCAGCGAAGAAGACATCGAGGAGATCGTCAAGGAGATCCAGCGATCGTTGCTCTCCGCCGACGTCGACGTCTCGCTCGTGATGGAGCTGTCGGACAGCATCAAAGAGCGGGCCCTCGAGGAGGAACCTCCCGCTGGCACCCCCGCGCGGGACTTCGTCCTCCGTATCGTCTACGAGGAACTGGTCGATCTCATCGGCGACTCGACCGAGTTGCCCCTCGAGGAACAGACGATCCTGCTGGCGGGGCTGCAGGGATCCGGGAAGACGACGTCCGCCGCGAAGATGGCCTGGTGGTTCTCGACGAAAGGCCTGCGCCCGGCGGTCGTCCAGACGGACACCTTCCGACCCGGCGCGTACGATCAGGCCAAGGAGATGGCCGAGCGCGCGGAGGTCGACTTCTACGGGAATCCCGACAGCGAGGACCCCGTCGAAATCGCCCGGAAGGGACTCGAGGAGACGAGCGAGGCCGACGTTCACATCGTGGACACGGCCGGTCGCCACGCGCTGGAGGACGACCTGATCGACGAGATCGAGCAGATAGAGGGCGTCGTCGACCCCGACACGTCCCTGCTCGTCTTAGACGCCGCGATCGGCCAGGGGGCGAAAGACCAGGCCCAGCAGTTCGACGAGTCGATCGGGATCGACGGCGTCGTCATCACGAAACTCGACGGGACGGCGAAGGGTGGCGGTGCGCTGACCGCCGTCGACCAGACCGACTCCTCGATCGCCTTCCTCGGGACCGGCGAGGAGGTCCAGGACGTCGAACGGTTCGAGCCCGACGGCTTCATCTCGCGGCTGCTCGGCATGGGCGATCTCAGTCAGCTCGCCGAACGCGTCGAGCGCGCGATGGAGCAGACGGAGATCGAGGAAGACGACTGGGACCCCGAGGACATGCTCCAGGGGCAGTTCACCCTCAACGACATGCAAAAGCAGATGGAGGCGATGAACAACATGGGCCCCCTCGATCAGGTGATGGACATGATCCCCGGCCTCGGGGGCGGGATCAAGGATCAGCTCCCCGACGACGCGATGGACGTCACACAGGAGCGGATGCGTACGTTCTCGGTAATCATGGATTCGATGACCGAGGCCGAAAAGGAGTATCCGAAGGCCATCGGCGCGAGCCAGATCGAACGGATCGCCCGTGGCTCGGGAACCGAGGAAGAACAGGTCCGGCAGCTACTCCAGCAGTACAAGATGATGGAACGCACGATCAAGCAGTTCCAGGGAATGGGCTCCGAACAGGAGATGCAACGCATGATGCAACAGATGCAACAGGGCGGCGGTGGCGGTGGCGGCGGCATGGGCGGTATGGGGCCGTTCGGCTAA